The Streptomyces sp. NBC_00236 DNA window GGAGCCCGGGCCACCAGCGCGTCGAGCGTGGCCCGGTCCTCGACGTGGAACGCCAGGTGGTTGAGCCCGGGACGACGTCGCTCATGCGCTCCCGGAGCCAGGTCGGGCGACTGCTCGATCACCACATAGCTGTCGCCCCGCCGCCAGCTTCGCCCGTGCGCCCATCGCTGGTACGGAACATGACCCAGCTCGCCGAGGAGCCAGCCCCAGCCGGACTCGGCGGCCGCCAGGTCGGGCACCCACAGCTCGATGTGGTGGAGCCGCCCGGTGCGGGTCCCGCCGGCCGGCAGCGGGACGGCCCTCCGGGTGCCGCGCGGCTCGAACGCGACGGTGTCGCCGTCCTCGTGCCAGTGGATCAGGAAGTGCTCCCCCGTCCGGTAGCCGTCCAGGCCGGCGCGGCAGTACGCGACCATGTCGTCCGGCAGGGCGTCCAGCGGGAACCACGCCAGCTCGGAGCACTTGTCCGGTTCCCGGTTGTACGGCGGACGCTCCGGGTCGTACGCCGCCTCGAAGAACCAGCCCGTCCTGGGGCTGCCGCCCGGTCCCCGGTGCTGCATGACCAGAGCGGCGCGCAGCTCCTCCGGCTCCAGCGCCACCCCGATCTCCTCGGCCGTCTCGCGGATCACCGCCTCCCGGACGTCCTCGCCGTCCTCCACGTGCCCGGACGGGGCGTGCAGCAGCCCGTCCGCGTACCCCGTACCGGCCCGTCGGGCGAGCAGGACGTCGGAGCCCCGGCGCAGGATCAGATGAACGTCCACGACCTCGGTGTGCCGGCGCGGAGGTTCGGCACGCGCCACCAGGGCGTAACGCTCGTCGTCGACCTCCTTGCCCCAGAGGTCCCGGTCGCCGGAGAGCGGCTCGTGGTGGACGCGCTCGGTGAACGGGGCGAGCAGCGCGGAGAGTCGCCGGGCGGACAGACCCACCCCGTTCCACACACCCTCGACCAGGACCAGTCTGCCGCCGGGCCGCAGCAGGCCGAACCAGTGGCGCAGGACGGCGGCCGGATCGGGGAGCAGCCACACCACGTGCCGGGCCAGGACCACGTCGAACCGCTGCTTGCCGACCGGCGGCGCCGCCGCGTCCCCGATCAGCACCTCCGTCCCCGTACCGGCCAGCTTGGCGCGCGCCTGCTCGACCATGCGGGGCGAGCGGTCCACGGCGGTGACCCGGTGGCCCTGCCCGGCGACGAGCAGCGCCAGGCTTCCGGTGCCGCAGCCCAGGTCGAGCACCTCGGAACGCTCCCGGGGCAGCCAGCTCTCCAGCCGCTGCGCCCAGGCGTGCCGGACCACGGGGTCGAGCAGACCGTGATCCGGCTCGTCGTCGAAGGAACCGGCGGCTGAATCCCAGTCGATCGTCGTCATGAACCGATCGTGCCAGCTGCCACTGACAACGGCGGACGTCTCCCCCGGAAGACCGGTCTTAAGCGTTCTTGAGCGGCCCCTTAAGCCCGTCATAACGATGGCCGGCAGCCCCTCTCCAGGGCCTTTCCGAGGCCTGGCGCGGGCTAGCTTGCTGTTCCCGGGACGCCCCGCACACCGCCGTGGACCGTTGAAGGAGTACGTCACCATGCCCGCCATCACCCCCGCCCGCCGCAGGGCCGCCGCCGTCGCCGCGCTCGGTGCGACGCCGCTCGTACTCGCCGTTCTGACCGCTGCTCCGGCCTCTGCGCACGGATCGCTGACCGACCCGGTGAGCCGGGTCTCGGCCTGTTTCGCCGAGGGTCCGGAGCACCCGCGGTCCGCCGCGTGCGTGGCCGCGGTCGCGGCCGGAGGCACCCAGGCGCTGTACGACTGGAACGGAGTCAACATCGCCAATGCGGCGGGGAACCACCGGCAGTTGATCCCGGACGGCAAGCTGTGCAGTGCGGGCAACGACAAGTTCAAGGGGCTCGATCTGCCGCGCGCCGACTGGCCGGCCACCGACATGAAGGCGGGCTCCCACACCTTCCGCTTCCGGGCCACCGCACCGCACAAGGGTTCCTTCGCGCTGTATCTCACCACCGCCGGCTACGACCCCACGAAGCCGCTGAAGTGGTCGGACCTGGAGGAGAAGCCGTTCGCCGAGGCCACCGACCCGGAGCTGGTGGACGGTTCGTACGTCTTCGACGGCACCGTTCCCGAGCGCTCGGGGCGTCAGCTGGTCTACACCGTCTGGCAGCGGTCGGACTCCCCGGAGGCGTTCTACGCGTGCTCCGACGTGGTCTTCGGGGGCGCGAGCGGCAGCGGTACGAGCGGCAGCGGTTCGGTCGCCGCCGTGCCCGCGCCGTCCGCTTCGGCGCCCTCCGAGCAGGAGATCACCGACGGTGCGCGCAAGTCATCGGTCGAGCACGGCGGTCACGGTGACGACGACGCCGGTACGGGCGCGACGGTCACGGAGGCGGCCGGTGCGACGGCTCCGGCCAATGCCCCGGAGCCGGACAGCGCGTCGGGGGATGTCCCCGTCGCGGGGGCCGACAACCTCGCCGAGACGGGCGGCAGCGCCGCCACGACCCGGCTGGCCATGGGCGGCGCTGCCGCGGTCGCACTGGGCGCTGCCGCCCTGCTGGTCTCGGTCCGCCGCCGGGCCACCACGGCGGCCCGGCGCGGACTCTGACGGACGGTCCGGTCAGGTACCGGGCCCGTCCGGTCCGGTACCTACCCGATGACCGAGGCGCACGTGGTCGGGGTGGCGTGCGCCGGGTCCAGGGCGTTCGCCACCTCGTGGTAGGCGATCCGGTCGATGGTCCCGATCGCCACGTGCTCGGACAGGTCGACCGGGCACAGGTCCTGGAGCAGGACGTTGTGTACGTCCGGCCCGTCCAGGAACTGTGTCCGGTACGGGGTCACGACCTCGTCGTACCTGGTCGCGATGACGGTGTAGTGCACGCCGGGCACGGTGTCGGGGACCGAGTTGAGCTTGGTGACGAAGGGCGATCCGGCCACCTGGTCGGCGAGTCCCGGTGTACCGGCGTTGAGCAGGTCCTCGGCGCCGGGGAAGTACGGCAGCAGCTTGGTCAGTCCGAGGAGGGTGGTGCCGTGGTTGTCGGGCGCGAGCCCGACCAGGGCGTTCACCTTGGGCGCTCCGCCGAGGAACTTCAGGTAGTAGTTCGGCATCATGCCGCCCTGGGAGTGGCCGACGAGGTCGGCCTTCGGGGCCCCGGTGGAGGCGAGCACCTTGTCGACGAAGGCGGCGAGCTGTCCGGCCGACTTGTCGATCGGGCCGAGGCCGTTGAAGAACGGCACACCGGGGAGCTGCCCGTAGTCGAGCGAGTAGACGCAGTAGCCCCGGTTGACCAGGTAGGGGGCGAGGACGAGCCAGTTGTCGACGGAGTTCCCGAAGGTCCCGTGGACCAGGACGACGGGCCGGGGGTGGGCTGCGGAGGGCTTGCAGGAGTAGTCGTTCCAGCCACGGGAGGTGGTTGCGACGGTGGTGGGGGCGGCTGCAGCAGCGGTGGCCGTGGGGGTGGCGACTGCGGCGACGGCGAGGAACAGTGCGGCGAGGGTGGTCCGCGCACGTGGGGTACGCGGCGCACGGGTCCAGGGCAGCATCGTGTGGTCTCCTTGCGGCTCAAGGGAGTTGCGATGTCTGTGCACCCTGCGGCCCGGACCACAAGTTCTGACGACGTTCTATGTGCTCATGCCAACTTACGCACGAGTAAGGTTGCGTGGGAAGTTACGCGTCGGTAAAAACTGACGCGGCAGTAACCGTGGCTTCAGGACAGTTTCCGGCATGCGACTCAGGCCGCGAGTCGCCCCGGCATCACGGCCCGTGGCCCGAATCTCTCCCGCAGCCGGTCCGCGACCGCCTCGATCCGCCGGACCCGCTCGTCGACCGGGTCGAAGGTCAGCTGGTGCGCGGCCCGCCCGGCCTCGCCGAGCCCCTCGGCACGCAGCGCGATCCCCCGCACCCGGGCCCGTTGCAGGGCGAACGAGTCATGGATCCGGTAGGCGAGTGCGGTGAGCTCCGCGGAGTGGGCGGTGGGCTCGCGGAGCGTACGGCTGCGGGTCAGCGTCGCGTACCCGGTCCGGTCGGCGTAGCGCACAGAGACCGCGAGCGAGCGGCACACCTGCGCCTCGCCGCGCATCCTCGCCCCCAGCTCCTCGGTGAGCGACATGAGCGCACGGCGTTGCCGCTCCCGGTCCAGCTCGTCGCGCGGGAAGGTCCGTTCGGCGGCGAGCGAGCGGGCCGCGGCGTTCGGCACGACCGTCGTACGGTCGATGCCGTGCGCCCGCTCCCACAGCTCGCGCCCGGTCCGTACCCCGGTGATCCGTTGCAGGGTGCCGAGCGGGGCGGCCGCGATCCGGCCGACGGAGTCGAGCCCGTATCCGCACAGCGTGCGGGCCGTCGCTGCCCCGACACCGTCCAGAGCGGCGGCCGGCCGGTCCGCGAGGAAGGCGGCGGCCCCGCCGGCGGGCACCACGAAGGTCGTCCCGGGCGCGGCCTGCCGTACCGCCATCCGGGCCAGCATCGGGTTCTCGGCAGCCCCGATCGCGCAGTCCACGCCGTGCAGGGCCAGCGCGCGGACCCGGATCACCGAGGCAAGACCTGCCACGTCCCGCCCGAAGTAGCGCAGCGCGCCCCGGACATCGGCGAGTGCGCCGTCGGGCGGCGCCGCCTCGACGAGAGGGGTGAACGAGCCGAGCAGGGCGAGCAGCCCCGTGTAACCGGCGCCGTCCGGGATGCCGCCGCCGACCCGGCGGAACCGCAGGCAGAGGATTCCGGGCTGCTCACCCGCCCCGCTCGTCCCGCTCATCTCACCCGCCCTGCTCATCCCACTCACCCCATTCACCCCGCTTTTCCACTTGTCCCGCTCATCCCACTCACCCTGCTCAACCCACTCGTCCCGTTCACCCCGCACTCCCCGGGGACTGATGCCACAGCTTCCTTCCGGTGGGTGCCCCTTCACCGGGCGGCTGGAGGTCGGACCAGGGGTTCATCTCGTAGCCAGTGGGCATCCGGATCCGACGGCCGTCATCGGCAGCGGACGCCTCCTCCTCCTTCTCCTTCTCCTCCGGAACAGGCACCTCCGCCAGCCGGGCCGCGACCGCGTCGAGTCCGCCGGTGCGCCGCAGTTCGGCCAGCTCGGCCAGGTTCCAGGCGGCCGCACCGACCACGCTCAGGCTCCGCGGCCCGCGCCGCTGCACCACCCCGCGCACCAGCAGCAGCCAGGAGTGGAAGACGGTGTACGCGCAGGCGGCGTGACTGTCGTCGAAGAAGGCCAGGTCGACCAGGCCCGTACCGTCGTCCAGGGTGGTGAAGACGACCCGGCGTCCGGAGCGGATGGGCGGGGTCTGGGTGGCCGCCTTGGCACCCGCGACCAGCACGGTCTCCCCGTGCCGCGCCTCGCGCAGCCGTTTGGCCGAGACCGCGCCGAGCTCCTTCAGGAAGGCGTGGTGATCGCCCATCAGATGGCGTGAGACGTCCATGCTCAGCACGCCCAGTTCGGCGCTGAGCCGTTCCGCCTCGTTGAGGTCGGGCAGACCGATGGAGCCGGTCCGGTGCCCGCCGCCGAGCGGAAGCTGCGCGCCCGCACCGCCGGAGCCCGCGCCGCGCTGGGCGCGGTGGAGTTCGGACAGGTGCAGCAGCAGATCGCGGCGGTTGGCGCCGAACGCGTCCAGCGCACCGACCTGGGCCAGCCGTTCGGCGGCGGGCTTGCCCGGACGGGCCCGCTGCCAGAAGTCCAG harbors:
- a CDS encoding trifunctional class I SAM-dependent methyltransferase/NUDIX hydrolase/VOC family protein, which gives rise to MTTIDWDSAAGSFDDEPDHGLLDPVVRHAWAQRLESWLPRERSEVLDLGCGTGSLALLVAGQGHRVTAVDRSPRMVEQARAKLAGTGTEVLIGDAAAPPVGKQRFDVVLARHVVWLLPDPAAVLRHWFGLLRPGGRLVLVEGVWNGVGLSARRLSALLAPFTERVHHEPLSGDRDLWGKEVDDERYALVARAEPPRRHTEVVDVHLILRRGSDVLLARRAGTGYADGLLHAPSGHVEDGEDVREAVIRETAEEIGVALEPEELRAALVMQHRGPGGSPRTGWFFEAAYDPERPPYNREPDKCSELAWFPLDALPDDMVAYCRAGLDGYRTGEHFLIHWHEDGDTVAFEPRGTRRAVPLPAGGTRTGRLHHIELWVPDLAAAESGWGWLLGELGHVPYQRWAHGRSWRRGDSYVVIEQSPDLAPGAHERRRPGLNHLAFHVEDRATLDALVARAPEHGWRLLFGDRHPRAGGDGHVAAYLEDAAGYEVELVAG
- a CDS encoding lytic polysaccharide monooxygenase auxiliary activity family 9 protein, whose protein sequence is MPAITPARRRAAAVAALGATPLVLAVLTAAPASAHGSLTDPVSRVSACFAEGPEHPRSAACVAAVAAGGTQALYDWNGVNIANAAGNHRQLIPDGKLCSAGNDKFKGLDLPRADWPATDMKAGSHTFRFRATAPHKGSFALYLTTAGYDPTKPLKWSDLEEKPFAEATDPELVDGSYVFDGTVPERSGRQLVYTVWQRSDSPEAFYACSDVVFGGASGSGTSGSGSVAAVPAPSASAPSEQEITDGARKSSVEHGGHGDDDAGTGATVTEAAGATAPANAPEPDSASGDVPVAGADNLAETGGSAATTRLAMGGAAAVALGAAALLVSVRRRATTAARRGL
- a CDS encoding esterase/lipase family protein; translation: MLPWTRAPRTPRARTTLAALFLAVAAVATPTATAAAAAPTTVATTSRGWNDYSCKPSAAHPRPVVLVHGTFGNSVDNWLVLAPYLVNRGYCVYSLDYGQLPGVPFFNGLGPIDKSAGQLAAFVDKVLASTGAPKADLVGHSQGGMMPNYYLKFLGGAPKVNALVGLAPDNHGTTLLGLTKLLPYFPGAEDLLNAGTPGLADQVAGSPFVTKLNSVPDTVPGVHYTVIATRYDEVVTPYRTQFLDGPDVHNVLLQDLCPVDLSEHVAIGTIDRIAYHEVANALDPAHATPTTCASVIG
- a CDS encoding DNA polymerase Y family protein, whose translation is MSGTSGAGEQPGILCLRFRRVGGGIPDGAGYTGLLALLGSFTPLVEAAPPDGALADVRGALRYFGRDVAGLASVIRVRALALHGVDCAIGAAENPMLARMAVRQAAPGTTFVVPAGGAAAFLADRPAAALDGVGAATARTLCGYGLDSVGRIAAAPLGTLQRITGVRTGRELWERAHGIDRTTVVPNAAARSLAAERTFPRDELDRERQRRALMSLTEELGARMRGEAQVCRSLAVSVRYADRTGYATLTRSRTLREPTAHSAELTALAYRIHDSFALQRARVRGIALRAEGLGEAGRAAHQLTFDPVDERVRRIEAVADRLRERFGPRAVMPGRLAA